One Bos indicus x Bos taurus breed Angus x Brahman F1 hybrid chromosome 6, Bos_hybrid_MaternalHap_v2.0, whole genome shotgun sequence genomic window carries:
- the GPRIN3 gene encoding G protein-regulated inducer of neurite outgrowth 3, whose product MGTVPDPLRSAKTSLIAASGEEEGLGEVQVASPQPRPEVLSENTNGLSSTPAEPDLSPRTAAKALMQASEHVPTQAAMSSPDIVSEVGKASPTLNSPGNTQLSGGREPTAPALCSAPGKDLIPAAFTMPANQHIHPVVPGNQPHASPQSGPEDTLVKSQRTADGGQPEKSSCPVVVICGKDQIPCDFPSQETMQGMVQTEDTAARSFSPTSATAGGPEAERQQAVCTSQTRSCGSPTGEDGCSGNKPPSAATSDTQAMTSVIPQPSHLPSNGSMFPPDPEKVPLAAQPQVSRFKEASTMTSQAENEIKKTPPRAQQDAEVQAVASVQSRSASTSPSILAAFLKETPAPERFEQEQLRVICHGSANHTLELSENTLDPREAGQCRDLMPAVHIQTATAVSAAFQGENKSGSLPGEVLKTSAINVSSSDAQETCKQDGKSAGMTLAGQELTFRQLSGTTSTSLKASPSDQTSLSAGRQVETGHGLGKCETKPSEFAVATTSGHKPDPDCKLSDYCGPASRADQSRSLDLTNQGDAREKKLASPQIMKEQESPGIDILEVRARAEAKSLLLNPKSQESGGVASGASPTPSPVRRSQEGTGEENRQTKTAASLSLPSDAIGDSSPGSGKRTPSRSVKASPRRASRVSEFLKEQKLNVTAAAAQVGLTPGEKKKQLSADSKLQLKQSKRVRDVVWDEQGMTWEVYGASLDPESLGIAIQNHLQRQIREHEKLIKAQSGQSRRSISSDTSSNKKLKGRQHSVFQSMLQNFRRPTCCIRPAPSSVLD is encoded by the coding sequence ATGGGGACTGTACCTGACCCTCTGAGATCAGCCAAAACATCCCTGATTGCAGCTTCTGGAGAAGAAGAGGGCCTGGGAGAGGTGCAGGTTGCCTCGCCCCAGCCTCGACCAGAAGTCCTGAGTGAGAACACCAATGGCCTTTCCAGCACTCCTGCAGAGCCAGACCTCAGCCCCAGAACAGCTGCCAAGGCCCTGATGCAGGCCAGTGAGCATGTGCCCACGCAGGCAGCCATGTCCTCTCCTGACATTGTCAGTGAGGTGGGGAAGGCATCTCCCACACTCAACTCTCCTGGCAATACTCAGCTGTCAGGGGGCAGAGAGCCCACAGCACCAGCCCTGTGTTCTGCACCAGGCAAGGATTTAATACCTGCAGCATTTACAATGCCAGCCAATCAGCACATCCACCCAGTTGTCCCAGGCAACCAGCCCCATGCCAGCCCCCAGTCAGGGCCTGAAGATACCCTGGTGAAATCACAGAGAACTGCAGATGGAGGGCAACCTGAGAAGTCAAGTTGTCCGGTGGTGGTCATCTGTGGCAAAGATCAAATACCCTGTGATTTTCCTTCTCAAGAAACAATGCAGGGAATGGTGCAAACTGAAGATACAGCAGCCAGGTCGTTCAGTCCTACTTCCGCTACTGCAGGTGGACCCGAAGCAGAAAGGCAGCAAGCTGTTTGCACTTCCCAGACAAGGTCCTGTGGCTCTCCAACAGGAGAAGATGGATGTTCGGGGAACAAACCACCCTCTGCCGCCACCTCAGACACCCAGGCCATGACTTCGGTGATTCCTCAACCATCCCACCTCCCTAGCAACGGATCCATGTTTCCTCCAGATCCAGAGAAGGTGCCGCTGGCAGCACAGCCTCAAGTGTCAAGGTTTAAAGAAGCAAGTACGATGACCAGCCAAGCTGAAAATGAGATCAAGAAAACCCCGCCCAGGGCTCAGCAAGATGCCGAGGTGCAGGCAGTGGCGAGTGTCCAGAGTAGATCGGCGTCCACCAGCCCCAGCATCCTCGCTGCATTCTTAAAGGAAACCCCTGCTCCAGAGCGGTTCGAACAGGAACAGCTGCGTGTCATTTGCCACGGCAGCGCGAACCACACGTTGGAGCTGTCTGAGAACACCCTAGACCCCAGGGAGGCGGGTCAGTGCCGTGACCTTATGCCAGCGGTGCACATCCAGACAGCTACAGCTGTTTCTGCAGCTTTCCAAGGAGAAAATAAGTCAGGGAGCCTACCGGGGGAGGTCCTTAAAACCTCAGCCATCAACGTGTCATCCAGTGATGCTCAGGAGACGTGTAAACAAGACGGGAAATCAGCGGGAATGACCCTAGCGGGGCAAGAGCTTACCTTTAGACAGCTTTCGGGTACTACTTCTACCTCCCTGAAAGCTAGCCCCAGTGACCAGACTTCTCTTAGCGCAGGACGTCAAGTTGAAACAGGTCACGGATTAGGGAAATGTGAAACGAAGCCATCTGAGTTTGCAGTGGCAACCACCAGTGGCCACAAACCAGACCCCGACTGCAAACTCTCCGACTACTGTGGCCCTGCCAGCAGAGCCGACCAGTCCAGGAGCTTGGATCTCACGAATCAAGGGGATGCAAGAGAGAAGAAGCTTGCGTCTCCTCAGATAATGAAAGAACAAGAATCTCCTGGCATCGATATCCTGGAGGTGAGGGCAAGGGCAGAGGCCAAAAGCCTACTGCTCAATCCTAAATCTCAAGAAAGTGGAGGCGTGGCATCAGGTGCCAGCCCTACACCCTCCCCAGTTAGAAGGAGCCAGGAGGGCACCGGGGAAGAAAACAGACAGACCAAGACAGCTGCCAGCCTAAGCCTGCCGTCGGATGCCATTGGGGACTCTAGTCCTGGCTCTGGCAAAAGGACCCCTTCTCGCTCCGTCAAAGCCAGCCCCCGCCGGGCCAGCCGAGTCAGCGAGTTCCTCAAGGAGCAGAAGTTAAACGTGACAGCTGCTGCCGCCCAGGTGGGACTCACTCCAGGAGAGAAGAAGAAGCAGCTGAGTGCCGACTCCAAGCTCCAGTTGAAACAGTCCAAGCGTGTCCGGGACGTGGTGTGGGACGAGCAGGGCATGACCTGGGAGGTGTATGGCGCTTCCCTGGACCCGGAGTCCCTGGGCATCGCCATACAGAACCATTTACAAAGACAAATCAGAGAACACGAGAAGTTAATCAAAGCTCAAAGCGGCCAGAGCCGGAGGTCCATCTCCTCAGATACTTCTTCTAATAAAAAGCTCAAAGGCAGGCAGCACAGCGTTTTCCAGTCCATGCTGCAGAACTTTCGACGCCCCACCTGCTGCATTCGTCCTGCTCCTTCTTCTGTGTTAGATTGA